A single region of the Polymorphum gilvum SL003B-26A1 genome encodes:
- a CDS encoding NosR/NirI family protein, whose translation MVVKFAEPFLKAALLVLLLAVAPARAQTPAQLAQFLDRVPAGDIVPGATAYGPIRGDLPVAPAVKGNETLGWVFLTSDFVSTTGYSGKPIHTLVGVDGAAVVTGVRLVKHSEPIVLIGIPDSAIQAVTEKYAGLDLKAEAARGGSAHDLDIISGATVTIMVIDDSIVRAGLKVARLLGLGGLSPEAAASGPRKIIDQEQRETRDWTELTGDGSVRRLSLDIGQINAAFAAQGDAKAIARPEPGPETDTYIDMYAALADVPTIGLSLLGEADYANLRARLKDGEHALVVMGRGRYSFKGSGYVRGGIFDRIQLIQDDISVRFRDRQHARVGTIAAQGAPAFTEMDIFIIPADAGFDPAKDFRLQLLAQRAIGAIDKVFLTFDLGYRLPNSYLAVDPDAPGSQAETAVMAAVGADRQQTLWKRIWQDRTTDIAVLGVALAVLTGVFFFQMQVTRSERFTFWFRIAFLTFTLVWLGWTENAQLSVVNVLAFFSALTTEFSWDAFLMDPLVFLLWFSVAAALIFWGRGAYCGWLCPFGALQELTNRIAKVCRIPQFEVPWGLHERLWPIKYMIFLGLFGLSMYSLEAAEHYAEVEPFKTAIILKFQRAWPFVAFAVGLLLVGLFIERFYCRYLCPLGAALAIPARLRMFDWLKRYRECGNPCQRCAKECMVQAIHPEGNINPNECLNCLHCQVLYQHDQKCPVCIKKLAKRQRFEARAGSPKPEADWANAAERAPAK comes from the coding sequence TTGGTCGTTAAATTCGCGGAACCCTTCCTGAAAGCAGCCTTGCTGGTCCTGCTGCTTGCCGTTGCGCCGGCAAGAGCACAGACTCCCGCACAGCTGGCGCAGTTCCTCGACCGGGTTCCGGCCGGAGACATCGTGCCCGGAGCCACCGCTTATGGTCCGATCCGCGGCGACCTCCCGGTGGCACCCGCCGTCAAGGGCAACGAGACGCTCGGCTGGGTGTTCCTGACCTCCGATTTCGTTTCCACCACCGGCTATTCCGGCAAGCCGATCCACACCCTGGTCGGCGTCGACGGTGCGGCAGTCGTCACCGGGGTGCGGCTGGTCAAGCACTCGGAGCCCATCGTCCTCATCGGCATTCCCGACAGCGCCATCCAGGCGGTGACGGAGAAATATGCCGGACTCGACCTGAAGGCGGAGGCCGCGCGCGGCGGCTCGGCCCACGATCTCGACATCATCTCCGGGGCGACGGTGACGATCATGGTGATCGACGATTCCATCGTGCGCGCCGGATTGAAGGTCGCCCGTCTGCTCGGGCTTGGCGGGCTTTCGCCAGAAGCCGCGGCAAGCGGACCACGCAAGATCATCGACCAGGAGCAGCGCGAGACACGCGACTGGACGGAACTCACCGGCGACGGCTCGGTGCGCCGCCTGTCGCTCGACATCGGCCAGATCAACGCCGCCTTCGCCGCCCAGGGCGATGCCAAGGCGATCGCCCGACCGGAGCCGGGTCCCGAGACGGACACCTACATCGATATGTATGCCGCCCTTGCCGACGTGCCGACCATCGGCTTGTCGCTGCTCGGCGAGGCGGACTATGCCAACCTGCGCGCCCGCCTGAAGGACGGCGAGCACGCCCTCGTCGTGATGGGCCGCGGACGATATTCCTTCAAGGGCTCAGGCTATGTGCGCGGCGGCATCTTCGACCGCATCCAGCTGATCCAGGACGACATTTCGGTTCGTTTCCGCGACCGTCAGCATGCCCGCGTCGGCACCATCGCCGCGCAGGGCGCGCCGGCCTTCACCGAGATGGATATCTTCATCATCCCGGCCGACGCCGGGTTCGATCCGGCCAAGGACTTCCGCCTCCAGCTCCTCGCCCAGCGCGCCATCGGCGCGATCGACAAGGTGTTCCTCACCTTCGACCTCGGGTACCGGCTGCCGAACTCGTATCTGGCGGTGGATCCGGACGCCCCGGGTTCACAAGCTGAGACTGCCGTCATGGCGGCTGTGGGCGCAGACCGGCAGCAGACCTTGTGGAAACGGATCTGGCAGGACCGGACAACGGACATTGCTGTCCTCGGCGTCGCCCTGGCTGTTCTGACCGGCGTGTTCTTCTTTCAGATGCAGGTGACGCGCAGCGAACGCTTCACCTTCTGGTTCCGCATCGCCTTCCTGACCTTCACGCTGGTCTGGCTGGGTTGGACGGAAAACGCCCAACTCTCCGTGGTCAACGTGCTCGCCTTCTTCTCGGCGCTGACCACAGAGTTCAGCTGGGATGCCTTCCTGATGGATCCCCTGGTGTTTCTGCTGTGGTTCTCCGTTGCCGCAGCGCTGATCTTCTGGGGCCGCGGCGCCTATTGCGGCTGGCTGTGCCCCTTCGGCGCCCTGCAGGAGCTGACCAACCGGATCGCCAAGGTCTGTCGCATCCCGCAGTTCGAAGTTCCCTGGGGCCTGCACGAACGGCTTTGGCCGATCAAGTACATGATTTTCCTCGGCCTGTTCGGTCTATCCATGTACTCGCTCGAAGCGGCCGAACACTATGCGGAGGTCGAGCCGTTCAAGACGGCCATCATCCTGAAGTTCCAGCGCGCCTGGCCCTTCGTCGCCTTCGCCGTCGGCCTGCTGCTGGTCGGCCTGTTCATCGAACGGTTCTACTGCCGCTACCTCTGTCCGCTCGGCGCCGCACTGGCGATTCCAGCCCGCCTGCGGATGTTCGACTGGCTGAAGCGCTACCGCGAGTGCGGCAATCCCTGCCAACGCTGCGCCAAGGAATGCATGGTCCAGGCCATCCATCCCGAAGGCAACATCAACCCCAACGAGTGCCTGAACTGCCTGCATTGCCAGGTTCTGTACCAGCACGACCAGAAATGCCCGGTCTGCATCAAGAAGCTGGCGAAACGCCAGCGCTTCGAAGCCCGAGCGGGATCCCCGAAGCCGGAAGCGGACTGGGCCAATGCGGCCGAACGAGCGCCGGCGAAATGA
- a CDS encoding CbiX/SirB N-terminal domain-containing protein — MARVTDPRPAALIVAHGSPSDPAPQERALKALAVRVAERLAGWTVRGATLAADSALETALDGLNAPLIYPFFMADGWFTRINLPQRLMRAGAGSTRCLAAFGADPVLPALLSRAALDGAAAAGLRPQDTALLLAAHGSRRCPGSDATTWAAVRRLQTLTPFRTVTAGFVEQAPALDDAARDLWPALCLPFFSLQAGHVLDDVPLALEAAGFAGPLLPPIGLHSSVPGLIAMALAKAIQKEPA; from the coding sequence ATGGCACGAGTCACTGACCCCCGCCCGGCGGCGCTGATCGTCGCCCACGGCTCGCCCAGCGATCCCGCCCCGCAGGAGCGCGCATTGAAGGCGCTGGCCGTGCGGGTGGCGGAACGGCTTGCGGGCTGGACCGTCCGCGGTGCGACGCTGGCCGCCGACAGTGCCCTGGAGACGGCGCTCGACGGCCTCAACGCGCCGCTCATCTATCCCTTCTTCATGGCCGATGGCTGGTTCACGCGCATCAACCTCCCCCAGCGGCTGATGCGTGCGGGGGCCGGATCCACCCGTTGTCTTGCTGCCTTCGGCGCGGATCCGGTCCTGCCCGCCTTGCTTTCCCGCGCTGCGCTGGACGGTGCGGCGGCCGCCGGCCTGCGACCGCAGGACACGGCTTTGCTGCTGGCCGCCCACGGTTCCCGCCGGTGTCCGGGGTCGGACGCAACCACTTGGGCAGCCGTGCGCAGGCTGCAAACGCTCACACCGTTCCGGACGGTGACGGCCGGCTTCGTCGAACAGGCGCCGGCTCTCGACGACGCGGCAAGAGACCTCTGGCCGGCACTCTGCCTGCCGTTCTTCAGCCTGCAGGCCGGCCATGTCCTCGACGACGTCCCGCTGGCGCTGGAAGCGGCCGGCTTCGCCGGCCCGCTCCTGCCGCCGATCGGCCTTCATTCCTCGGTCCCCGGCCTAATCGCCATGGCGCTGGCCAAAGCCATCCAAAAGGAGCCCGCATGA
- a CDS encoding nitrite reductase, which produces MIRSIVSCSLLALAAALPARAEPDAPALYAEHCAACHAESRLGGTGPALIPETLGRMRGLVLEDVIAHGRPATQMPAFDGLLAPDEIAALAAFVNTPLATVPAWGPQDIAASREMVADYTPAAAPTFDADPMNITLVVETGDHHVSVLDGDTFETLDRFATPFAVHGGPKYSPDGRFVFVMSRDGWVQKYDVWSLTEVGRVRAGLNSRNIAMSHDGKWLAVANYLPMTLTILSTDDLSVARVIDIVGRNGTASRVSAVYQAPQRRSFILALKDAPEIWEIATSEDAGPFHDGFVHSHEAGMKEALGAEQGLFARRRIIVAEPLDDFFFTPDYRNLIGASRDGERGVVVNLVVGREIADLPLPGMPHLGSGITWTSQGRRVMATPHLKEGKLSVIDIDSWQLVKTIETAGPGFFLRSHETSPYVWADVFFGPNRDVMHVIDKESLEIVATLRPQDGATVAHTEFTRDGRHALVSIWEEDGAVIVYDAATLQEVRRLPMRKPSGKYNVWNKISFSDGTSH; this is translated from the coding sequence ATGATCCGGTCCATCGTTTCCTGTAGCCTTCTCGCCCTTGCCGCCGCCCTGCCCGCGCGCGCCGAGCCGGATGCGCCGGCGCTCTACGCCGAGCATTGCGCCGCCTGCCATGCCGAGAGCCGTCTCGGCGGCACCGGCCCGGCGCTCATTCCCGAGACGCTCGGCCGCATGCGCGGACTGGTGCTGGAGGATGTCATCGCGCACGGGCGCCCGGCGACCCAGATGCCCGCCTTCGACGGCCTCCTCGCGCCGGACGAGATCGCCGCCCTCGCAGCCTTCGTGAACACGCCGCTGGCGACGGTCCCCGCCTGGGGGCCGCAGGACATCGCCGCGAGCCGCGAGATGGTCGCAGACTATACGCCCGCCGCCGCGCCGACTTTCGATGCGGATCCGATGAACATCACCCTGGTGGTGGAGACCGGCGACCATCACGTCAGCGTGCTGGACGGCGACACCTTCGAGACCCTCGACCGCTTCGCGACGCCCTTTGCCGTCCACGGCGGCCCGAAATACAGCCCGGACGGACGCTTCGTGTTCGTCATGTCGCGCGACGGCTGGGTGCAGAAATACGATGTCTGGTCGCTCACGGAGGTCGGCCGCGTGCGCGCGGGCCTGAACTCCCGAAACATCGCCATGAGCCACGACGGCAAGTGGCTGGCGGTAGCCAACTATCTTCCAATGACCTTGACCATCCTGTCGACCGACGACCTGAGCGTGGCAAGGGTGATAGACATCGTCGGCCGCAACGGCACGGCCTCGCGCGTGTCCGCCGTCTACCAGGCGCCGCAGCGGCGCAGCTTCATCCTCGCGCTGAAGGATGCTCCCGAGATCTGGGAGATCGCGACCAGCGAGGACGCCGGACCGTTCCACGACGGCTTCGTGCACAGCCACGAGGCGGGCATGAAGGAGGCGCTCGGCGCCGAGCAGGGCCTGTTCGCGCGCCGGCGCATCATCGTCGCCGAACCGCTCGACGATTTCTTCTTCACCCCGGACTACCGCAACCTCATCGGCGCCAGCCGCGACGGGGAACGCGGCGTCGTGGTCAATCTCGTCGTCGGCCGCGAGATCGCCGATCTTCCCTTGCCCGGCATGCCGCATCTCGGATCCGGCATCACCTGGACCAGCCAGGGGCGGCGCGTGATGGCAACGCCGCACCTGAAGGAGGGCAAGCTTTCGGTGATCGACATCGACAGCTGGCAACTGGTGAAGACCATCGAGACGGCCGGCCCCGGCTTCTTCCTGCGCAGCCACGAGACCTCGCCCTACGTGTGGGCGGATGTGTTCTTCGGCCCAAACAGGGACGTCATGCATGTCATCGACAAGGAAAGCTTGGAGATCGTCGCGACACTGCGGCCACAGGACGGTGCCACCGTCGCCCATACCGAGTTCACCCGCGACGGCCGCCACGCACTGGTCTCGATCTGGGAGGAGGACGGCGCCGTGATCGTCTACGACGCCGCAACGCTCCAGGAAGTCCGCCGCCTGCCGATGCGCAAGCCGTCCGGCAAGTACAACGTCTGGAACAAGATCAGCTTCTCCGATGGCACGAGTCACTGA
- the nirJ gene encoding heme d1 biosynthesis radical SAM protein NirJ codes for MFRLTQYMHELVAPTPVRLRRGDGPVKPVVIWNLTRRCNLRCRHCYTTSADVPFPGELSHDEAMAVLDDLKAFGIPALILSGGEPLSRFDFFELAERARDLKFRHLALSTNGTRLAGANADRVAGLGFDYVGISLDGIGATNDWFRGIDGAFAEALAGVRACKERGIKVGLRFTITADNADQLPAMLDLCEAEGVDKFYLSHLVYAGRGDKHRGEDTEHDRTRRAMGLLIERAWSAVRHGRPLEIVTGNNDADAVYFLRWVDETFTPEQAGHVRRHLEAWGGNSSGLGVANIDTQGRVHPDTYWSDYTVGSVRQAPFSALWTGDDPMLATLRRRPRPLKGRCGACAYKDVCGGNTRIRALQLTGDPWAEDPACYLTAAEIGLAADAERLTVTPFRGKSHDPVHRFL; via the coding sequence ATGTTCCGCCTGACCCAGTACATGCACGAACTGGTCGCTCCGACGCCGGTGCGCCTGCGCCGCGGCGACGGGCCGGTGAAGCCGGTGGTGATCTGGAACCTGACCAGGCGCTGCAACCTGCGCTGCCGGCATTGTTACACGACCTCGGCGGACGTGCCGTTTCCCGGCGAACTGAGCCACGACGAGGCGATGGCTGTCCTCGACGACTTGAAGGCGTTCGGCATCCCCGCGCTGATCCTGTCGGGCGGCGAGCCGCTGTCGCGCTTCGACTTCTTCGAACTGGCCGAGCGCGCGCGCGATCTGAAGTTCCGCCACCTCGCGCTGTCGACCAACGGCACCAGACTGGCCGGAGCGAATGCCGACCGGGTCGCCGGCCTCGGTTTCGACTATGTCGGTATCTCGCTCGACGGGATCGGCGCGACCAACGACTGGTTCCGTGGCATCGACGGCGCCTTCGCCGAGGCGCTGGCCGGCGTGCGCGCCTGCAAGGAGCGGGGCATCAAGGTCGGCCTGCGCTTCACCATCACCGCCGATAACGCTGACCAGCTTCCCGCCATGCTCGACCTGTGCGAGGCGGAGGGCGTCGACAAGTTCTACCTGTCCCATCTGGTCTATGCCGGTCGCGGCGACAAGCACCGCGGCGAGGACACCGAGCACGACCGCACCCGCCGGGCCATGGGCCTGCTGATCGAACGCGCCTGGTCCGCGGTCCGCCACGGCCGCCCCCTGGAGATCGTCACCGGCAACAACGACGCCGACGCGGTCTACTTCCTGCGCTGGGTCGACGAAACCTTCACGCCGGAGCAGGCCGGGCACGTGCGCAGGCATCTGGAAGCCTGGGGCGGCAATTCCTCCGGACTCGGCGTTGCCAACATCGACACCCAGGGCAGGGTCCATCCGGACACCTACTGGTCGGACTACACCGTCGGCAGCGTCAGGCAGGCGCCGTTCTCGGCGCTGTGGACCGGCGACGACCCGATGCTGGCAACGCTGCGCCGACGCCCGCGGCCGCTCAAGGGCCGTTGCGGCGCCTGCGCCTACAAGGACGTGTGCGGCGGCAACACGCGCATCCGCGCCCTTCAGCTGACGGGCGACCCCTGGGCGGAGGATCCCGCCTGCTACCTGACGGCCGCCGAGATCGGCCTCGCCGCCGACGCAGAGCGGCTGACCGTCACGCCATTCCGGGGAAAGAGCCATGATCCGGTCCATCGTTTCCTGTAG
- a CDS encoding AsnC family transcriptional regulator, giving the protein MSIDAIDRQIISATQAGLPLTPAPYAEVASWLNLDEATVIARLAAMKERGIVRRIALAPNHYALGLVANGMSVWDVEDGEAERLGALVGALDFVSHCYLRPRALPDWPYNLFAMVHGHSRDEVEAKRREIARLLGPACRAQDILYSTRILKKTGLRLKNAEG; this is encoded by the coding sequence ATGAGCATCGACGCGATCGACCGGCAGATCATCTCGGCAACGCAGGCCGGCCTGCCGCTGACGCCAGCGCCCTATGCCGAGGTCGCCAGCTGGCTGAACCTCGACGAGGCGACGGTCATCGCGCGGCTGGCGGCGATGAAGGAGCGTGGCATCGTCCGTCGCATCGCCCTGGCTCCCAACCACTACGCCCTCGGCCTTGTAGCGAACGGCATGAGCGTGTGGGACGTCGAGGACGGCGAGGCCGAGCGGCTCGGCGCCCTGGTCGGCGCCCTCGACTTCGTCAGCCACTGCTATCTGCGTCCACGCGCCCTGCCCGACTGGCCCTACAACCTGTTCGCCATGGTCCACGGCCACAGCCGCGACGAGGTGGAAGCCAAGCGCCGGGAAATCGCGCGGCTGCTCGGCCCTGCCTGCCGCGCGCAGGACATTCTCTATTCCACCCGCATCCTGAAGAAGACCGGACTGCGGCTGAAGAACGCGGAGGGCTGA
- a CDS encoding Lrp/AsnC family transcriptional regulator: MRRAPLPADALDETDRRILAALQEGFPITPRPFADAGATLGMGETDLLERVARLREIGAITRFGPFFDVAAMGGDFCLCAMAVPAGRFEAVLSLVNAHTEVAHNYERAHRLNMWFVLAAENPVDIERTAAAIEAETGLSVLRFPKLREFYIGFRVPL; this comes from the coding sequence ATGAGACGCGCACCCCTGCCTGCCGACGCCCTGGACGAGACCGACCGGCGTATCCTCGCCGCCCTACAGGAAGGATTTCCGATCACCCCGCGGCCCTTCGCCGACGCGGGCGCAACACTCGGCATGGGCGAGACAGACCTGCTGGAGCGCGTCGCGCGGCTGCGGGAGATCGGCGCGATCACCCGCTTCGGCCCGTTCTTCGACGTGGCCGCGATGGGCGGCGACTTCTGCCTGTGCGCCATGGCCGTGCCGGCCGGGCGCTTCGAGGCCGTCTTGTCGTTGGTCAATGCGCATACGGAGGTGGCGCACAACTATGAGCGCGCGCACCGGCTGAACATGTGGTTCGTGCTCGCAGCCGAGAACCCTGTCGACATCGAGCGGACCGCAGCCGCCATCGAGGCGGAAACCGGACTGTCTGTCCTGCGCTTTCCGAAGCTCAGGGAATTCTACATCGGATTTCGGGTGCCACTATGA
- a CDS encoding AsnC family transcriptional regulator, with protein MDSRLDSLDQRLLNDFQRDLPLVPAPFAAIAERLGVAEAAVLERLQALRALGTVARVGATCRPNTVGVSTLAALRVPEDQDLDRIAAIVGAEPGVNHSYLREHEWNLWFVATAPDAAALRDSLARIERLTGLAVLDLPLMRAFNIDLGFRLNGPRHTLPDDRPADIAALQPGDAPIMQAMADGLDLVPRPFAALAARLGRREDDVLARVAALLDARLLTRAGVIVRHRALGWLSNAMVVWDVPADRVEAAGRALAALPGVTLCYQRRTVPGLWPYALFSMIHARSRPEAHEVLAAAASLPELAGADHAALFSLRCFKQTGALVHREATE; from the coding sequence ATGGACTCCCGGCTCGATTCGCTCGACCAGCGCCTGCTGAACGACTTCCAGCGCGACCTGCCCCTGGTGCCGGCGCCCTTCGCAGCCATCGCCGAACGTCTGGGCGTTGCGGAAGCCGCAGTGCTGGAGCGCCTGCAGGCGTTGCGCGCGCTCGGCACCGTCGCCCGGGTCGGCGCCACCTGCCGGCCGAACACGGTCGGCGTCTCGACGCTCGCCGCGCTGCGCGTCCCCGAGGACCAGGACCTGGACCGGATCGCAGCGATCGTCGGCGCCGAGCCGGGCGTCAACCACTCCTATCTGCGCGAGCACGAGTGGAATCTGTGGTTCGTCGCCACTGCGCCCGACGCCGCGGCGCTTCGCGACAGCCTGGCGCGGATCGAACGGCTGACCGGGCTGGCGGTCCTCGACCTGCCGCTGATGCGCGCGTTCAACATCGACCTGGGCTTCCGTCTCAACGGGCCGCGCCACACGCTGCCGGACGACCGGCCGGCCGACATTGCCGCGCTGCAACCGGGCGACGCGCCGATCATGCAGGCGATGGCGGACGGGCTAGACCTGGTTCCCCGTCCGTTCGCCGCACTCGCGGCACGGCTGGGGCGTCGCGAGGATGATGTGCTCGCCCGCGTCGCCGCGCTGCTGGACGCCCGCCTGTTGACGCGGGCCGGCGTCATCGTCCGCCACCGGGCGCTCGGCTGGCTGTCCAATGCCATGGTCGTCTGGGACGTCCCTGCGGACCGCGTCGAGGCGGCCGGCCGCGCCCTGGCCGCCCTGCCGGGCGTGACCCTGTGCTACCAGCGCCGGACGGTGCCCGGGCTCTGGCCCTATGCGCTGTTTTCCATGATCCACGCCCGCAGCCGGCCGGAAGCCCACGAGGTGCTGGCGGCGGCAGCGTCTCTACCCGAACTTGCCGGCGCTGACCACGCGGCGCTGTTCTCGCTGCGCTGTTTCAAACAGACCGGCGCGCTCGTTCACCGGGAGGCGACGGAATGA
- a CDS encoding cytochrome D1 domain-containing protein: MTRLAALLLTLVLAAPAVAEPSYRATGDLGLIVERASGSLLVIDQSERAAIGRIEGLGDLSHASLVYSPDEHFAFVFGRDGALTKVDILSREIAGRVIQAGNSIGGAISDDGRLVAVANYEPGGVRVFDADTLEMVADIPTGSKTIGLVDIPGRRFVFSLWDAGETWIADLSSEEPRITRIAGIGKNPYDALVTGDGRTYIAGLFGEDGLTALDLWDDQPAPRRILPEYGRGQEDLPVYKMPHLEGWALAGDQFVLPAVGQHEVLWVDAGTLDEAGRTRTHGQPVFAMARPGGRHVWVNFAPPFNDTLQVIDTRTHAVIHQMTPGPAVLHMEFTARGTEVWVSVRDANRVDIYDTATFEKLGEIAAQSPSGIFFTARAHRMGL; this comes from the coding sequence ATGACCCGACTCGCCGCGCTGCTGCTCACCCTAGTCCTCGCCGCTCCCGCCGTGGCCGAACCGTCCTACCGTGCGACCGGCGACCTCGGCCTGATCGTCGAGCGCGCCAGCGGATCGCTGCTTGTGATCGACCAGTCGGAGCGCGCGGCGATCGGACGCATCGAAGGCCTCGGCGACCTGTCGCACGCAAGCCTGGTCTATTCTCCTGACGAGCACTTCGCCTTTGTGTTCGGGCGCGACGGCGCCCTGACCAAGGTCGACATCCTGAGCCGCGAGATCGCCGGCCGGGTGATCCAGGCCGGCAATTCCATCGGCGGCGCGATCTCCGACGACGGCCGTCTCGTTGCCGTGGCGAACTACGAACCCGGCGGCGTCCGCGTGTTCGACGCCGACACGCTGGAGATGGTCGCCGACATCCCGACCGGTTCGAAGACCATCGGCCTGGTCGACATCCCGGGCCGGCGCTTCGTCTTCAGCCTGTGGGATGCCGGAGAAACCTGGATCGCCGACCTGTCCTCGGAGGAGCCGCGCATCACAAGGATCGCCGGAATCGGCAAGAACCCCTACGACGCCCTCGTCACCGGCGACGGGCGGACCTACATCGCCGGCCTGTTCGGCGAGGACGGCCTGACGGCGCTCGACCTTTGGGACGACCAACCGGCTCCGCGCCGGATCCTGCCGGAATACGGTCGGGGGCAGGAGGATCTGCCGGTCTACAAGATGCCGCACCTGGAAGGCTGGGCTCTCGCCGGCGACCAGTTCGTGCTGCCGGCCGTCGGGCAGCACGAGGTGCTGTGGGTCGATGCCGGGACACTCGACGAGGCGGGGCGCACCCGGACACATGGCCAGCCCGTGTTCGCCATGGCGCGACCCGGCGGACGCCACGTCTGGGTCAATTTCGCCCCGCCATTCAACGACACGCTGCAGGTGATCGACACCCGGACCCATGCGGTGATCCATCAGATGACCCCGGGGCCGGCGGTCCTGCACATGGAATTCACCGCGCGCGGCACGGAAGTGTGGGTGTCGGTGCGCGACGCCAACCGGGTCGACATCTACGACACGGCCACGTTCGAGAAGCTTGGCGAGATCGCCGCGCAAAGCCCCTCGGGGATCTTCTTCACCGCGCGTGCCCACAGGATGGGACTGTGA
- a CDS encoding c-type cytochrome, whose product MLRLLLVLTLAAGPAAADGLTADHARRLEHLVVQDCGSCHGLTRKGGLGSPLTAEALAHFEPEGIAMVILDGVPGTAMPPWRPLLSDEEALWIAEYLLKDDDK is encoded by the coding sequence ATGCTTAGGCTGCTGCTCGTGCTCACGCTTGCCGCCGGGCCGGCCGCGGCCGACGGCCTGACGGCCGACCATGCCCGGCGCCTTGAGCATCTGGTCGTTCAGGACTGCGGCTCCTGCCACGGGCTTACCCGCAAGGGCGGCCTCGGCAGTCCGCTGACCGCCGAGGCGCTGGCGCATTTCGAGCCCGAGGGCATCGCCATGGTCATCCTCGACGGCGTCCCGGGTACGGCCATGCCGCCCTGGCGACCGCTGCTGAGCGATGAGGAAGCGCTGTGGATCGCCGAATACCTGTTGAAGGACGACGACAAATGA
- the cobA gene encoding uroporphyrinogen-III C-methyltransferase, which yields MIGKVLLVGAGPGDPELLTLRAVKAIQSADAVVFDRLVSPEILALAPTRSRKISVGKTAKAHSVPQEQINELLIDLARDGLAVTRLKGGDPLIFGRGSEEAAALAEAGIPVEYVPGITAAQGAASSTGIPLTHRGLATGVRYVTGHRAKDQPLDLDWSSLANEETTLVVYMGVASIAEIAAALIAHGMPRHLPVMAVADATTPRERRLISRLDEISQALAKAGLTAPVLFIIGHVVTLYRELPVCLPAGLFLDDTRIRVHA from the coding sequence ATGATCGGCAAAGTCCTTCTCGTCGGCGCAGGTCCCGGAGATCCGGAGCTCCTGACACTTAGGGCCGTGAAGGCGATCCAGAGTGCGGACGCGGTGGTCTTCGACCGGCTCGTCTCGCCGGAAATCCTGGCGCTTGCCCCCACGCGCAGCCGCAAGATCAGTGTCGGCAAGACGGCGAAGGCACACAGCGTGCCGCAGGAGCAGATCAACGAGTTGCTGATCGATCTGGCGCGCGACGGCCTCGCCGTGACCCGTCTGAAAGGCGGCGATCCTCTGATCTTCGGACGCGGCAGCGAAGAAGCCGCCGCGCTCGCCGAAGCGGGCATTCCGGTCGAATACGTCCCGGGCATCACCGCCGCGCAGGGCGCCGCTTCGTCGACCGGCATCCCGCTGACGCATCGCGGCCTTGCGACCGGCGTGCGCTACGTTACCGGTCACCGTGCGAAGGACCAGCCCCTCGATCTCGACTGGTCGAGCCTTGCCAACGAGGAAACGACGCTGGTCGTCTACATGGGCGTCGCCAGCATCGCCGAGATCGCCGCCGCCCTCATCGCCCACGGCATGCCCAGGCACCTGCCGGTGATGGCTGTGGCCGATGCGACGACCCCGCGCGAACGGCGCCTGATATCGCGCCTGGACGAGATTTCGCAGGCCCTCGCCAAGGCCGGCCTCACGGCTCCGGTGCTGTTCATCATCGGACATGTCGTCACGCTTTACCGCGAGCTGCCCGTCTGCCTGCCGGCCGGCCTGTTCCTCGATGACACGCGGATACGGGTCCATGCTTAG